A genomic region of Zea mays cultivar B73 chromosome 6, Zm-B73-REFERENCE-NAM-5.0, whole genome shotgun sequence contains the following coding sequences:
- the LOC100286386 gene encoding mitogen-activated protein kinase 1 isoform X1, translating into MDGGGQPPDTEMTDAGLGGGGQPPPPPQQPAGGAGMMENIHATLSHGGRFIQYNIFGNVFEVTSKYKPPILPIGKGAYGIVCSALNSETAEQVAIKKIANAFDNKIDAKRTLREIKLLRHMDHENIVAIRDIIPPPLREAFNDVYIAYELMDTDLHQIIRSNQALSEEHCQYFLYQILRGLKYIHSANVLHRDLKPSNLLLNANCDLKICDFGLARTTSETDFMTEYVVTRWYRAPELLLNSSEYTAAIDVWSVGCIFMELMDRKPLFPGRDHVHQLRLLMELKAHLHTLTWHHFMT; encoded by the exons ATGGACGGCGGGGGGCAGCCCCCGGACACGGAGATGACAGACGCCGGCTTGGGCGGCGGggggcagccgccgccgccgccgcagcagcCGGCGGGCGGGGCCGGGATGATGGAGAACATCCACGCGACGCTCAGCCACGGTGGCCGCTTCATCCAGTACAACATCTTCGGCAACGTGTTCGAGGTCACCTCCAAGTACAAGCCCCCCATCCTCCCCATCGGCAAGGGCGCCTACGGCATCGTCTG CTCGGCGCTCAACTCCGAGACGGCAGAGCAGGTGGCCATCAAGAAGATCGCCAACGCCTTCGACAACAAGATCGATGCCAAGCGCACGCTCCGCGAGATCAAGCTGCTCCGCCACATGGACCACGAGAAT ATTGTTGCAATAAGAGATATCATACCTCCTCCATTGAGGGAGGCATTCAATGATGTGTATATTGCCTATGAATTGATGGATACTGATCTGCATCAAATTATTCGTTCAAATCAAGCTTTGTCAGAGGAGCACTGTCAG TATTTTCTTTATCAAATTCTTCGTGGCTTGAAGTATATACATTCAGCAAATGTCCTTCACCGTGACTTGAAGCCTAGCAATCTTCTTTTGAATGCAAACTGTGACCTCAAGATATGTGATTTTGGGCTTGCTCGCACCACCTCAGAAACTGATTTTATGACTGAATATGTTGTCACAAGATGGTATAGAGCACCAGAGCTTTTATTGAACTCCTCTGAATATACTGCTGCCATTGATGTGTGGTCTGTGGGCTGTATATTTATGGAACTGATGGACCGAAAACCCTTGTTTCCTGGAAGAGATCATGTCCATCAGCTACGTCTACTAATGGAG TTGAAGGCGCACTTGCACACCCTTACTTGGCATCACTTCATGACATAA
- the LOC100286386 gene encoding Mitogen-activated protein kinase 1 produces MDGGGQPPDTEMTDAGLGGGGQPPPPPQQPAGGAGMMENIHATLSHGGRFIQYNIFGNVFEVTSKYKPPILPIGKGAYGIVCSALNSETAEQVAIKKIANAFDNKIDAKRTLREIKLLRHMDHENIVAIRDIIPPPLREAFNDVYIAYELMDTDLHQIIRSNQALSEEHCQYFLYQILRGLKYIHSANVLHRDLKPSNLLLNANCDLKICDFGLARTTSETDFMTEYVVTRWYRAPELLLNSSEYTAAIDVWSVGCIFMELMDRKPLFPGRDHVHQLRLLMELIGTPNEADLDFVNENARRYIRQLPCHARQSFPEKFPHVQPLAIDLVEKMLTFDPRQRITVEGALAHPYLASLHDISDEPVCSMPFSFDFEQHALSEEQMKDLIYQEALAFNPDYQ; encoded by the exons ATGGACGGCGGGGGGCAGCCCCCGGACACGGAGATGACAGACGCCGGCTTGGGCGGCGGggggcagccgccgccgccgccgcagcagcCGGCGGGCGGGGCCGGGATGATGGAGAACATCCACGCGACGCTCAGCCACGGTGGCCGCTTCATCCAGTACAACATCTTCGGCAACGTGTTCGAGGTCACCTCCAAGTACAAGCCCCCCATCCTCCCCATCGGCAAGGGCGCCTACGGCATCGTCTG CTCGGCGCTCAACTCCGAGACGGCAGAGCAGGTGGCCATCAAGAAGATCGCCAACGCCTTCGACAACAAGATCGATGCCAAGCGCACGCTCCGCGAGATCAAGCTGCTCCGCCACATGGACCACGAGAAT ATTGTTGCAATAAGAGATATCATACCTCCTCCATTGAGGGAGGCATTCAATGATGTGTATATTGCCTATGAATTGATGGATACTGATCTGCATCAAATTATTCGTTCAAATCAAGCTTTGTCAGAGGAGCACTGTCAG TATTTTCTTTATCAAATTCTTCGTGGCTTGAAGTATATACATTCAGCAAATGTCCTTCACCGTGACTTGAAGCCTAGCAATCTTCTTTTGAATGCAAACTGTGACCTCAAGATATGTGATTTTGGGCTTGCTCGCACCACCTCAGAAACTGATTTTATGACTGAATATGTTGTCACAAGATGGTATAGAGCACCAGAGCTTTTATTGAACTCCTCTGAATATACTGCTGCCATTGATGTGTGGTCTGTGGGCTGTATATTTATGGAACTGATGGACCGAAAACCCTTGTTTCCTGGAAGAGATCATGTCCATCAGCTACGTCTACTAATGGAG CTCATTGGAACACCGAATGAGGCTGATCTTGATTTTGTAAATGAAAATGCAAGAAGATATATCCGCCAACTTCCCTGTCATGCTAGACAGTCCTTCCCTGAAAAATTTCCACATGTACAACCTTTAGCAATTGACCTAGTGGAAAAGATGCTAACTTTTGATCCTAGACAGAGAATAACTG TTGAAGGCGCACTTGCACACCCTTACTTGGCATCACTTCATGACATAAGTGATGAGCCAGTCTGCTCAATGCCCTTCAGCTTCGACTTCGAGCAGCATGCATTATCTGAAGAACAGATGAAGGATCTGATCTACCAAGAGGCTCTTGCATTCAACCCAGATTACCAGTAG